From Bifidobacterium sp. ESL0790, one genomic window encodes:
- a CDS encoding CCA tRNA nucleotidyltransferase, whose amino-acid sequence MEFEVWPEAIELGRMFAEQGYELSLVGGPVRDLLLHRRSHDLDFCTSARPEQFEPILKRFGHDGFWDMGRKFGTLGAMRRRKDGTEVKVEVTTYRSDQYDPDSRKPEVSYGDSLEGDLSRRDFTVNAMALRVPDLQFVDPFGGASDIAKGILRTPVDPRQSFEDDPLRMMRAVRFVAQLGFRIEPDTAEAITDMVDRISIVSAERVRDELTKLLLSERPHEGIEALVDSGLADIVLPEIPALKLEIDEHHRHKDVFEHTLMVLDRAIALETGPDGPVPAPDLTLRLAALLHDIGKPATRRFEPHGKVSFHHHDVVGAKMVRKRLKALRFDHHIISDVSELVSLHLRFHGYVDEPWTDSAVRRYVKDSGRLYERLNRLTRADATTQNKRKALMFSSAMDEMEDRVRELKKKEDFNAIRPDVNGNEIIEILGVKPGPAVGRAYKHMLDFRLDHGPADHDTAVAELKRWAAEEGIAG is encoded by the coding sequence GTGGAGTTTGAGGTGTGGCCCGAGGCCATTGAGCTGGGACGGATGTTCGCCGAGCAGGGCTACGAGCTCTCGCTGGTCGGCGGCCCCGTGCGCGACCTGTTGCTGCATCGTCGCAGCCACGACCTCGATTTCTGCACTTCCGCCAGGCCCGAGCAGTTCGAGCCGATCCTCAAGCGTTTCGGCCACGACGGCTTCTGGGATATGGGCCGCAAGTTCGGCACACTCGGCGCGATGCGTCGGCGCAAGGACGGCACCGAGGTCAAGGTCGAGGTGACCACGTACCGCTCCGACCAATACGACCCCGATTCCCGCAAGCCGGAAGTGAGCTACGGCGATTCGCTGGAAGGCGACCTTTCGCGCCGCGATTTCACCGTCAACGCGATGGCCCTGCGCGTGCCCGATTTGCAATTCGTCGACCCGTTCGGCGGCGCCAGCGACATCGCCAAGGGCATCCTGCGCACGCCCGTCGATCCGCGTCAATCCTTCGAGGATGACCCGTTGCGTATGATGCGCGCCGTCCGTTTCGTGGCCCAGCTTGGTTTCCGTATCGAGCCAGACACCGCCGAGGCCATCACCGACATGGTCGACCGCATCTCCATCGTCTCCGCCGAGCGCGTGCGCGACGAGCTCACCAAGCTGCTGCTTTCCGAGCGCCCTCACGAAGGCATCGAGGCGCTGGTCGACTCCGGCCTGGCCGACATCGTGCTCCCTGAGATTCCGGCGCTCAAGCTGGAGATTGACGAGCACCACCGTCACAAGGACGTTTTCGAGCACACGCTGATGGTGCTCGACCGCGCGATCGCGCTGGAAACCGGCCCCGACGGCCCCGTGCCCGCCCCCGACCTCACGCTGCGCCTGGCCGCGCTGCTGCACGACATCGGCAAGCCCGCCACCCGACGTTTCGAGCCCCACGGCAAGGTGAGTTTCCATCACCACGATGTGGTCGGCGCGAAAATGGTGCGCAAGCGCTTGAAGGCGTTGCGCTTCGACCACCACATCATCTCCGACGTCAGCGAGCTCGTGAGCCTGCACCTGCGCTTCCACGGCTACGTCGACGAGCCTTGGACCGACTCCGCCGTGCGCCGGTATGTCAAGGATTCCGGCCGCCTTTACGAGCGCCTGAACCGCCTGACCCGCGCCGACGCCACCACGCAGAACAAGCGCAAGGCGCTCATGTTCTCCTCGGCGATGGATGAGATGGAGGATCGCGTGCGCGAGCTCAAGAAGAAAGAGGACTTCAACGCGATCCGTCCCGACGTCAACGGCAACGAGATTATCGAGATCCTTGGCGTCAAGCCTGGTCCGGCCGTTGGTCGCGCCTACAAGCATATGCTCGATTTCCGCCTAGATCACGGCCCCGCCGACCACGATACCGCTGTTGCCGAGCTCAAGCGCTGGGCCGCCGAAGAGGGCATCGCCGGCTGA
- a CDS encoding DUF6049 family protein, translating to MTAKAVGAVTLLCALATLAAPSMASAETIAAPESAPVSQNLQAASTTAKHNESQSAPATISIAEATSVVTASSGYHIKAEVRNTSGKALDAGTLVVATNDFYTFVSRTDIQQWADGDSRITVPNELGRVNVPALANGAATTVSIDVNADDATLKELVSWGPKPVRLTYSASAGDGSDQEQVATHTFFTRSSDGLNTAGTPPMNITITMPLTSDGWRVNDSTLKSLMSTGQLDGDNSSNAGTGNNNGSSNSNATSGGNNSNGSSGNNSAAGVADNQTTINALLKTGDAKSAKSQDSDDKSAKLEHAIDQLVAKHPQLQVVTDPTYAQTLSLPPKSSGIMQPGAFDITSYSAINEGGSYEQAGLSAQSWNEATAVSRFQNALNDKNAKPASYAWQGRGAWTLEAVTNARRQGYGTVIDTSGTTGANEDLDDTLRTDKYVVPTDAGDVTVLSAQSELSRLAQGEATDKSADGEQSTAGRLSRFMAQSAFYQMERPYASRNLLVCLSQDSTDSMDAVGDTDDLMHAVEQAPWLALNDLGALSNSDARLSGANATRALAGSSGIHMQTLAEIRGTLASLTASRTDIARFGSSILTTPVVAGAGDGANSGDDSSSSNSADNSSKSSNSTNNSSNSKSSNDTSDKKSTDTSTGKSTDTGNNKSHSDSGDVQSLARQDANVTAKRSKDGCTWFDAIMDLHDNLALHALSSDTATAKRMNASAQSLATQLLNGVSITPSESITVVSESAQMPVTVSNSHPYPVKVKVSSLTNSMEIATSRFATVEVPARSETQTTFRVRVSTSGSATARLQLLDRNSDAFSTPQSTRITSTLRLSDMSGIIFVAVALLLGVLGLWRQFHRVKDPDE from the coding sequence TTGACGGCCAAGGCGGTTGGCGCGGTGACGTTGCTGTGCGCTCTCGCCACGCTTGCGGCGCCGTCGATGGCGAGCGCCGAAACCATTGCGGCGCCAGAGTCCGCGCCCGTTTCACAGAACTTGCAGGCCGCCTCCACCACGGCCAAACATAACGAATCGCAATCTGCCCCGGCCACCATCTCAATCGCTGAGGCGACGTCTGTGGTCACGGCCAGTTCCGGCTACCACATCAAGGCCGAGGTGCGCAACACAAGCGGCAAGGCGCTGGATGCGGGCACGCTCGTCGTGGCGACCAATGACTTCTACACTTTCGTCTCGCGCACCGATATCCAGCAGTGGGCCGACGGCGACTCGCGCATCACCGTGCCCAACGAACTCGGGCGCGTCAACGTGCCGGCACTGGCCAATGGCGCGGCGACCACCGTCTCCATCGATGTCAACGCCGACGACGCCACGCTCAAGGAACTGGTGAGCTGGGGACCCAAGCCCGTGCGCCTGACCTACAGCGCGAGCGCGGGCGACGGCTCGGACCAAGAACAGGTCGCCACCCATACCTTCTTCACCCGCTCGTCCGATGGACTGAACACCGCGGGCACGCCGCCCATGAACATCACCATCACGATGCCGCTGACCAGCGACGGCTGGCGCGTCAACGATTCCACGCTCAAATCGCTGATGAGCACCGGGCAGCTCGACGGCGATAACAGCAGCAACGCCGGCACTGGTAATAACAATGGTTCCAGCAATAGCAACGCAACGAGCGGCGGCAATAATTCGAACGGCAGCAGCGGCAACAACTCGGCCGCCGGCGTGGCCGACAACCAGACCACCATCAACGCGCTGCTGAAGACGGGCGACGCGAAATCCGCCAAATCTCAGGATTCCGATGACAAGAGCGCCAAGCTCGAGCACGCCATTGACCAGCTCGTCGCCAAGCACCCGCAGTTGCAGGTGGTCACCGATCCGACCTACGCGCAGACGCTTTCGCTGCCCCCGAAATCCAGCGGCATCATGCAGCCCGGGGCCTTCGACATCACGTCCTACAGCGCCATCAACGAGGGCGGTTCCTATGAGCAGGCGGGGCTGAGCGCGCAATCCTGGAACGAGGCCACGGCGGTCTCGCGCTTCCAGAACGCGCTCAACGACAAGAACGCCAAGCCCGCGAGCTACGCCTGGCAGGGGCGCGGCGCATGGACGCTGGAAGCGGTGACCAACGCGCGACGGCAGGGCTATGGCACCGTGATCGACACCAGCGGCACGACGGGCGCGAACGAGGACCTCGACGACACCCTGCGCACCGACAAATACGTGGTGCCCACCGACGCCGGCGATGTCACCGTGCTGAGCGCGCAGAGCGAGCTGAGCCGCCTGGCGCAGGGCGAGGCGACGGACAAAAGCGCGGACGGCGAGCAGAGCACGGCGGGCCGGCTTTCGCGGTTCATGGCGCAGAGCGCGTTCTATCAGATGGAGCGGCCCTACGCCTCGCGCAACCTGCTGGTCTGCCTTTCGCAGGATTCCACGGATTCGATGGACGCGGTGGGTGACACCGACGACCTGATGCACGCCGTGGAGCAGGCGCCGTGGCTTGCGCTCAACGACCTGGGTGCGCTTTCGAACTCGGACGCCCGGCTGAGCGGGGCCAACGCCACGCGAGCGCTGGCGGGTTCCTCGGGCATCCATATGCAGACGCTGGCGGAGATCCGCGGGACGCTCGCCTCGCTGACCGCCTCGCGCACCGATATCGCGCGGTTCGGCAGCTCGATCCTCACCACGCCGGTGGTCGCCGGGGCCGGGGATGGCGCGAATAGCGGCGACGATTCCAGTAGCTCCAATAGCGCCGATAATTCCAGCAAATCGAGCAATTCCACCAATAACTCAAGCAACAGCAAATCTTCGAACGATACATCCGACAAAAAATCAACAGATACATCAACCGGCAAATCAACCGATACCGGCAACAACAAAAGCCACAGCGACTCCGGCGACGTGCAATCCCTGGCCCGCCAGGACGCCAACGTCACGGCGAAGCGCTCGAAGGACGGCTGCACCTGGTTCGACGCCATCATGGACCTGCACGACAACCTGGCCCTGCACGCCCTCTCGAGCGACACCGCCACGGCCAAACGCATGAACGCGAGCGCCCAAAGCCTCGCGACCCAGCTGCTCAACGGCGTCTCCATCACGCCCTCCGAGTCCATCACCGTGGTGAGCGAATCGGCGCAGATGCCCGTCACCGTCAGCAACAGCCACCCCTACCCGGTGAAGGTGAAGGTCTCCTCGCTCACCAACTCCATGGAGATCGCCACCTCGCGCTTCGCCACCGTTGAGGTGCCGGCGCGCAGCGAGACGCAGACCACCTTCCGTGTGCGCGTCTCCACCTCCGGCAGCGCCACCGCCCGCCTGCAGCTGCTCGACCGCAACAGCGACGCGTTCTCGACCCCGCAATCCACCCGCATCACCAGCACCCTGCGTCTGAGCGACATGAGTGGCATCATCTTCGTGGCGGTCGCGCTCCTGCTCGGCGTGCTCGGCCTGTGGCGCCAATTCCATCGCGTAAAGGATCCCGACGAATGA
- a CDS encoding NUDIX hydrolase: protein MMPLHRHNDRPTKFATLEMQEFPVVREYSAGGLIFDDQQRVAIIARHSRSGHIEWCLPKGHIEKGETPEQTAVREVHEETGILGEVIDSIATIDYWFTGTEERIHKLVHHFALRQIGGELTVEGDPDHEAEDADWVAFKDLDSVLSYPNERKIAWLYARKLNRQAKG from the coding sequence ATGATGCCGCTGCACCGCCACAACGACCGCCCCACGAAATTTGCGACGCTGGAGATGCAGGAATTCCCGGTCGTGCGCGAGTATTCCGCCGGGGGCCTAATTTTCGACGACCAGCAGCGCGTGGCCATCATCGCGCGCCATTCCCGCAGCGGCCACATCGAGTGGTGCCTGCCGAAGGGCCATATCGAAAAGGGCGAGACGCCGGAGCAGACCGCCGTGCGCGAGGTGCACGAGGAGACTGGAATTCTGGGCGAGGTGATCGATTCCATCGCCACCATCGACTACTGGTTCACCGGCACCGAAGAGCGCATCCATAAGCTGGTGCACCACTTCGCGCTGCGCCAGATCGGCGGCGAGCTGACGGTGGAGGGCGACCCGGATCACGAGGCCGAGGACGCCGATTGGGTCGCTTTCAAGGATTTGGACAGTGTGCTGAGCTATCCTAATGAACGCAAAATCGCATGGCTCTATGCCAGGAAACTGAACAGGCAGGCAAAAGGTTGA
- a CDS encoding LytR C-terminal domain-containing protein → MPENMDEREARRQYVRHRQTRVILTTVAAMVVVLIIALLMFFHVFSHGDKNTPATQPNFGATSVCAPADQSGTPAKYAQNSEVKIRVLNGTKSVGFAKAVGEALDNRHFVVTNVSNYTTQKIERTTIYYGANAINEAYTLNSNFNDAKMVMDNRQDKLIDVIVGATFNDLNNKKNVPAPGTKIKNIQGCTPLKKINTAKLPQAIQHDAA, encoded by the coding sequence ATGCCGGAAAACATGGATGAACGCGAGGCCCGCAGGCAATATGTGCGCCACCGCCAGACGCGAGTGATCCTCACCACGGTCGCGGCGATGGTGGTCGTGCTGATCATCGCGCTGCTGATGTTCTTCCACGTCTTCAGCCACGGCGACAAGAACACCCCCGCCACCCAGCCGAATTTCGGCGCCACTTCGGTGTGCGCGCCGGCCGACCAGTCGGGCACGCCCGCCAAGTACGCGCAGAATTCCGAGGTCAAGATCCGCGTGCTCAACGGCACCAAGTCCGTCGGCTTCGCGAAGGCCGTGGGCGAGGCGCTCGACAACCGCCATTTCGTGGTGACCAACGTCAGCAACTACACCACGCAGAAGATCGAGCGCACGACAATCTATTACGGCGCAAACGCCATCAACGAGGCCTACACGCTCAATTCGAACTTCAACGACGCGAAAATGGTGATGGACAACCGGCAGGACAAGCTCATCGACGTGATCGTGGGCGCCACCTTCAACGACCTGAACAACAAGAAGAACGTTCCGGCGCCGGGCACCAAGATCAAGAACATCCAGGGCTGCACCCCGCTGAAGAAGATCAACACCGCGAAGCTTCCCCAGGCCATCCAGCACGACGCCGCGTGA
- the rsmA gene encoding 16S rRNA (adenine(1518)-N(6)/adenine(1519)-N(6))-dimethyltransferase RsmA, whose translation MDLDNSHTSEQTETGHLLGAGDIRRIAAEAGISPTKKFGQNFVIDPGTVRRITREAGVDASTNVLEVGPGLGSLTLALLETGARVTAVEIDPALAERLPETVAEFMPEAANRLTIVKADALSLSPETLPQFAPNPRTSNPFTLVSNLPYNVATPIVLTLLERFSNLDHFLVMVQKEVADRLVAKPGSKIYGAPSVKLAWYGVAERAGLVGRNVFWPAPNVDSALVSFTRYQDAPATDGSEDSGNTNNPNAIEHVGSNKHEGRNVEATSPKIRPAKPVEIATEPNHEKVFELIDAAFGQRRKTLHAALKKLVPNSAYEAAGIDPTRRGETLTIAEFAALDKAVANVGA comes from the coding sequence ATGGACCTCGACAACAGCCATACCAGCGAGCAAACCGAAACTGGCCACCTGCTGGGGGCGGGCGACATCCGGCGTATCGCGGCGGAGGCGGGCATCAGCCCGACCAAGAAGTTCGGGCAGAACTTCGTCATCGACCCTGGCACCGTGCGACGTATCACGCGCGAAGCGGGCGTGGACGCCAGCACCAATGTGCTTGAGGTCGGCCCGGGGCTGGGATCGCTGACCCTGGCGCTGCTGGAAACCGGCGCGCGCGTCACGGCGGTGGAGATTGATCCGGCGCTGGCCGAACGGCTGCCGGAAACCGTCGCGGAATTCATGCCCGAGGCCGCAAATCGTCTCACCATCGTCAAGGCCGACGCTCTGAGCCTGAGCCCGGAGACCTTGCCGCAATTCGCGCCGAATCCGCGGACTTCCAACCCATTCACGCTCGTCTCAAACCTTCCTTACAACGTGGCCACGCCGATTGTGCTCACCCTGCTCGAGCGGTTCAGCAACCTCGACCATTTCCTCGTCATGGTGCAGAAGGAGGTGGCCGACCGGCTCGTCGCGAAGCCCGGCTCGAAGATCTACGGGGCACCGAGCGTGAAACTGGCGTGGTATGGCGTCGCCGAACGCGCGGGGCTAGTGGGGCGCAACGTCTTCTGGCCAGCGCCGAATGTCGATTCCGCGTTGGTGTCGTTCACGCGGTATCAGGATGCGCCGGCGACCGACGGCAGCGAAGATAGCGGCAACACCAATAATCCCAATGCAATTGAGCACGTTGGTAGTAACAAACACGAAGGCCGAAACGTCGAAGCGACCAGTCCGAAAATTCGACCTGCAAAGCCCGTCGAGATAGCCACGGAACCCAATCACGAGAAGGTGTTCGAGCTCATCGACGCGGCGTTCGGCCAGCGCCGCAAGACCCTGCACGCCGCCCTGAAGAAACTGGTGCCGAACAGCGCCTACGAAGCGGCCGGAATCGACCCGACCCGCCGCGGCGAGACCCTGACCATCGCCGAGTTCGCCGCGTTGGACAAAGCCGTGGCAAACGTTGGCGCGTAG
- a CDS encoding G5 domain-containing protein, producing MARRWTPQHFITLRRIRVMVTAAAVALASVGTFAVTARKSVALTVNGETKTVTTYANSVPRLLQEQGVKTKTHDFVQSTGGTQNLTNHDVVTVRSAYQTTINIEGRQVPFWTVATSADQLLGYFKENDKNATKVTVSITNVYNQLTGGLVINKAGPVTVIADGKSSVAPNGKLTAASILDSKSITLGKEDRVSVEDDNGQTVLRVQRVTHGEETRNVAIPFGTRNVVDPKLQPGQTVVEQQGQNGNKQQVYDVTYVDGVAESETLKSETVTQAALDQVVATGPAAASAGGANGSNNGSNDKDKNKSDADTGKADADAGSSAGSSSTGGGSSSAPSSGGGSSTPAPTPDPTPAPAPAPTPPPAPSGSGLYHASPGAAQAYAAGAAAQYGWTGADYDALVWIWNHESGWRWDAANPSSTAYGIPQMLYYTSGGDWRNDAGVQVDAGLAYIAGRYGSPSNAKVFWLQHNWY from the coding sequence ATGGCTCGTCGATGGACACCGCAACACTTCATCACGTTGCGACGCATTCGCGTGATGGTGACCGCCGCCGCCGTGGCGCTGGCCAGCGTCGGGACGTTCGCGGTGACCGCGCGCAAAAGCGTGGCGCTGACGGTCAACGGCGAGACGAAAACCGTCACGACTTACGCCAACAGCGTGCCAAGGCTGCTGCAGGAGCAGGGCGTCAAAACCAAGACCCACGACTTCGTGCAATCGACAGGCGGCACGCAGAACCTCACCAACCACGACGTGGTGACCGTGCGCAGCGCCTACCAGACCACTATCAACATCGAGGGGCGGCAGGTGCCCTTCTGGACGGTGGCGACGAGCGCGGACCAACTGCTCGGGTATTTCAAGGAGAACGACAAGAACGCCACGAAGGTCACCGTCAGCATCACCAACGTCTACAACCAGCTCACCGGCGGGCTCGTGATCAACAAGGCCGGCCCCGTCACCGTGATCGCCGACGGCAAGTCGTCGGTGGCGCCCAACGGCAAGCTTACGGCCGCCTCGATCCTGGACTCCAAGAGCATCACGCTCGGCAAGGAGGACCGCGTCAGCGTCGAGGATGACAACGGGCAGACCGTGCTGCGCGTGCAGCGCGTGACCCATGGGGAGGAGACGCGCAACGTCGCCATTCCCTTCGGAACACGCAACGTAGTGGACCCCAAACTCCAGCCCGGGCAGACCGTGGTGGAGCAGCAGGGGCAGAACGGCAACAAGCAGCAGGTCTATGACGTGACCTACGTCGATGGAGTGGCCGAGAGCGAGACGCTCAAGTCGGAGACCGTCACACAGGCGGCGCTTGACCAGGTGGTGGCCACCGGGCCGGCGGCGGCCAGCGCGGGCGGCGCTAATGGGTCCAACAACGGCTCGAACGATAAGGACAAGAACAAGTCGGACGCCGATACCGGCAAGGCCGACGCGGACGCTGGTAGCAGCGCTGGCTCCAGCAGCACGGGCGGCGGCTCGTCGAGCGCTCCGAGCTCGGGCGGCGGAAGCTCTACTCCTGCACCTACCCCGGATCCCACACCTGCTCCCGCACCCGCACCAACGCCTCCGCCGGCACCGTCAGGCAGCGGTCTTTACCACGCCTCGCCTGGCGCTGCTCAGGCTTACGCAGCCGGTGCGGCGGCCCAATACGGTTGGACCGGTGCGGATTATGACGCTTTGGTCTGGATTTGGAATCACGAGTCTGGCTGGCGCTGGGACGCAGCCAATCCTTCCTCAACCGCATACGGGATCCCGCAGATGCTCTATTACACCAGTGGTGGCGATTGGCGCAATGATGCCGGTGTGCAAGTGGATGCCGGCCTCGCCTACATCGCTGGCCGTTATGGCAGCCCCTCGAACGCCAAGGTGTTCTGGCTGCAGCACAACTGGTACTAA